From Triticum urartu cultivar G1812 chromosome 2, Tu2.1, whole genome shotgun sequence, a single genomic window includes:
- the LOC125533750 gene encoding ribosomal protein S12, mitochondrial-like, whose translation MPTKNQLIRHGREEKRRRDRTRASDQCPQKQGVCLRVSTRTPKKPNSALRKIAKVRLSNRHDIFAHIPGEGHNSQEHSIVLVRGGRVKDSPGVKSHRIRGVKDLLGIPDRRKGRSKYGAERPKSK comes from the coding sequence ATGCCTACAAAAAATCAATTGATTCGTCATGGTAGAGAAGAAAAACGGCGCAGGGACCGTACTCGAGCTTCGGATCAATGTCCCCAGAAGCAAGGAGTATGCCTGCGTGTTTCGACGAGAACACCGAAAAAACCTAATTCAGCTCTACGTAAGATAGCAAAAGTACGGTTGAGCAATCGACATGATATATTTGCTCACATTCCAGGCGAAGGTCATAATTCGCAGGAACATTCTATAGTCTTAGTCAGAGGAGGTAGAGTGAAAGATTCGCCAGGTGTGAAATCCCATCGTATTCGAGGAGTCAAGGATTTGCTGGGAATTCCGGATCGTAGAAAGGGAAGATCTAAATATGGTGCAGAAAGACCTAAATCGAAATGA
- the LOC125533751 gene encoding NADH-ubiquinone oxidoreductase chain 3-like: MSEFAPICIYLVISPLVSLIPLGVPFPFASNSSTYPEKLSAYECGSDPSGDARSRFDIRFYPVPILFIIPDPEVTFSFPWAVPPNKIDLFGSWSMMAFLLILMTGSLYEWKRGASDRE; this comes from the coding sequence ATGTCGGAATTTGCACCTATTTGTATCTATTTAGTGATCAGTCCGCTAGTTTCTTTGATTCCACTCGGTGTTCCTTTTCCATTTGCTTCCAATAGTTCGACCTATCCAGAAAAATTGTCGGCCTACGAATGTGGTTCCGATCCCTCCGGTGATGCCAGAAGTCGTTTCGATATACGATTTTATCCGGTTCCTATTTTATTTATTATCCCTGATCCGGAAGTCACCTTTTCTTTTCCTTGGGCAGTACCTCCTAACAAGATTGATCTGTTTGGATCTTGGTCCATGATGGCCTTTTTATTGATTTTGATGACTGGATCTCTCTATGAATGGAAAAGGGGTGCTTCGGATAGGGAGTAA